The following nucleotide sequence is from Capra hircus breed San Clemente chromosome 4, ASM170441v1, whole genome shotgun sequence.
catttttaaaagcacccCAAATGTTTATCAACTATCAAAAGAGCATTCAACtcttcaaagaaaaaggaaagattccAAATAATTGAGTAACACACTCTCAACACTGGACGAACATTACCAAAAACCACAGAAATGTTTACAGAATAATCTTATTAtcaaagagaaatgcaaacagtAAACAACATATTAGCAAAGAGGAGCCAGCAGAATACTTAAAAAACACACTCTGATAAAGTGAAATTCAGTTTGGGAATGCCAGAAGATTCAAGATTAAGAAATCTGTTAAAATAATCTAATATTCATAAGCACACAAATCATCCAAGTGTCTCCTATCAACATCAATGGTGAAGAGGCATTTACAATAATGCCAAATCCATACTGgagcttttaaaacttttatccaacaatatccatttatttttgtttatcttaACAAAGAAATATCCATcccagtaaaaacaaacaaacaaacaaaaaaacaaacctaaaaacCCAGTATCACGCTTACTGGGAAAATCAATTAAAGTATCCCACTGATGGGATTCTTTAATCACCACAATTACTAACATTGTTCTCAAGACACCAGTCAATGCAATTAGATGAAAAAAACTTAAGAAGAGTGTGCAAGTATCTTCATTTGCAGACGTTGACTGTGTACATGAGAAACTTGACAATCAACTCTAAGTATTTAGAAGTATGGAAATTAAGTTAAATTGtgaagtctctcagccatgtccgactctttgcaaccccatggactgtagcctaataCCCAGAAACCAGtggcatatatatatacgtaaataaaattaaaggacttcccaggtggtgccagtgataaagaacctggctgccaattcaggagatgtaagagacatgggtatgacccctgggtcaggaagatcccttggaggagggcatggcaacccactccagtattcttgcctggacaatctcatggacagaggagcctggtgggctacagttcattggctgacaaagagtcggccacaactaaagtgacttagcacacacacatataaaatttaaatggttaaatagcagaaaaaaagacaaaacatctCAGGATAAATGACAGAAAATGCACGAGATCTATTATGAACTGAATGGACTACTGAAAAAATTACAAAGCTATGACAAGAGTTCTGTGTTCTTATATAGGAAGACTCAACATTGTAAAAATGTCAATTCTCTTTatacttcaaattttttaaagacaatcACAATATACTAGtacaatttttgtttaaaaattaattctaaaattgAAATGGGGACATAGACACAAATAGTTAGGAACATTCTGAAAAAGAAACCAGTGGGGACTAGCCTTTAATCAATATGTAACATTTTACCAAACTACAATAAAACAATATGTTACTGGtaaatgaactgaacagaaaggagacaatagaaataaaaccaGAGACAACAGAAACTGTGTATGTGGGAAAGTAGCATTTTAAATCAGGAGTAGGGGACACAGCGTATGTAAAACAATTACTGTTAGAATTTGAGAGTCATGTGGAAAAGAAACTTGGATCCATACCTCACATTTTACACTGAAATAAATTACAAAGATTAATTACAAGGATGAAAGCATTAAGGTACTAGAATATACCAttgcaatattttatttccttaacttCTTGCAGTATGGAAGGGCTGATATCACGGTGAGGCATGAGGCATGTCTAGGACGCAGAAACAAAGCACTTAGTGTTTTGCCCTCGGGGCTACTCTTGCCTCACCTTTGTATTTCTTCAGGCTTGGGTATCgccaaagtgaaaaaggaaaaaaaaaaataggaaatgtgAAGTTGGTAAATGTTAGCTTTCtatgttataaattttaaaagctgtaGGATTTATTTTacctaaaattaatataaattctaagtttgaggattaaatgaaattattaacAACTCAAAGGTTGTTATTTTCTTTGAGGTCGTATTTCATATAATTACCTCTGTTCTTTTAAAGAtttatgatttatatttttacatgtcTCTTTTTGGACCCAACATCCTCtcaaaattaaagattaaaaaatatcttaTGTATCCAAATCATAATTCATTTATCCTGTACTATAGTCAACATTCTAACTTTTCTAAACAGCAGTCAATTAACTaccatataaaattttttttccaagagtTAAAATCAAACTGACACTGAAAAATATATAGGAAGGGAACTGTCACTGAGACTGCTTATAGAATTATGACAAGAGTGAAAGCTGGTAAAAATAACCAAATATTAATAGCCTTTTTGCaaactaaaaacagaagaaaataaataaaaactttattctCCTAAAATTTTATACCACATGTTCACTGGAAATGAACATCTTGTTCATATCCTTTCAACTTTGGAGACAGAATTGACTCTGACTGTACTACAGTATATGTAAGAATCACCTGGTCAGCTTCTTAAGCTATGATTCCTGGACCTcactcccagagattctgattgaaCGGACCCAGAGGGAGTCATTTACATTTCTAATGAGCTACATTTCTGGTGAGGCTGATGCTTCAGTTCTGGGGTCATTTTATGAATAACACTACTATAGATTACAATGCTGTGATTTGTCAACCTGAGAATTTTAGTTAATGTCTTACAGAAAGTATGAAAACCTTAAATCTAATTTCCCTGTACAGTTTGACTTGAATGAATCACTTGACTCAATTTCACACTCTCTCTGTTTAGTAACAAGCCTCTGATGGTTATTCATCACTTAGAAGACTGTCAATACTGCCAAGGTAATTTATGCTTTTAAGATCGTATTGTATTTTCAATATGAAGTAAGAAAGTGACCTAGTTACAAATTAAGAAGGCacttgaaattgaaaaaaaaagacaactgatAGAGTACCACCATTTTACTAAGGGGCTTACTAACTATAATGATTGTTAGCAATCtactgaatatatttatattatgtgtCCTTCAGGATTTTACATCTCTCTGCATCCCCTGCCCCCCAGAAAGGTGGGAAAACTGgctgaaaagatgatgctttaaCCAATGAATTAGGTGACATTATAAAACTGGTGATTTCAATGTGATGATCCCTTGATGTTCCCCCCACCTTGGATAGACTGTGTCCCTCATTGCTTTCCAAAGAGAGACAGAGTAGCAATGGACCAATCAACTATTAACATCCAAGTTATAGAAGCAAACAAATGCAAAATACtagctttatttttctacattattttaaagtaatcttGATCCTTGAAACTAACTAGCATTATCTTTCCCACAGCACTAAAAAAAGTATTTGCccaaaatacagaaatacaagaaATGGCTCAGAATAATTTCATCATGCTGAATCTCATGGTACATGAtctctacaattttttttaatagttcaatTCAATGGAAAAGTTTAATCTCTTCTAGTTTTTATTTAAAGGCTAAAAGAGCTATGCAGTATTAGTGGACAAAGAGTGTTATATAGAATTGTAAGAGGCTAAAATATACAATTTACTGAAAATCTGTTtacataaagtatttttaaatcaaCTGTTAAAAACAATCCAatccaataacatttttttttcttcttttgctagcATGAGACCACAGATAAGAATTTATCACCTGATGGACAGTATGTGCCTAGAATCATGTTTGTGGGTAATTGTGTAATCTCTTTCCATCAGATGTACAAAATCAGTAGCCttcttgcttttatttacttTCAAATGTTAGTTCATTTGAAACTATTCCTTTTAATACTATTTGAAATATTATTCCTTTTAAAGGGGAGTCATTAGTAACCCAGTCAACAACAGCTATTGTTAGCTCAACAATCGAACTCATTATATCTATATTTGCAACTTAtaaatattaaagttttatttttaaattaactcatGCTATTCAATCAATCCCCAAAATACTTTCAATACAGTTCTCTAAACTATGTTGGTAGAGAGCTGTAGCACACTAAAATGGAAATTCTGATTAATTCATCATGAATTAACATGTATGAAAACTGATTTAGCTTGTAAATATGCTTAACGTTTGTTTCAGAGCTAGAGGCATGAatgattttcagaaatttttaaaaatacataagtaaCTTATTTTCTGTGGGCAGATCCTTCTTTAACAGTCAGAGCTGATATAACTGGAAGATACTCGAACAGATTATATACATATGAACCTCAGGATTTACCACTATGTAAGTATTCTCAAATTATCTTAAACAGTGATGCTAGCAACACTTGACTGTTAGAAGGGTGAGTGATGCCCTCCATCAGCACTTTCCCTCAAACAGTGCCTCCCACCCATCATAGTTCCTGGGATTGGCAGTGGTGGTTGTGGTCAAAATGTAAACTCTTAGCTCCAGTTGACATCAGAATTTCTGGGACAACTTGGAATCTCTTTTCTCAACAGGGATCTCTAACAGTCCTTGTGATCACTAAATGTTAAGACCATCAAACAGGATAGAGTACACACTAAAATTACACTTTAagaaaaccagtccattctcttaTCAAAGATCATACATGATTCCCTCAAAGTGATTAACAATTAAATCTCTTCCTCAGTCTAATTTGGGACTTTCATTCTTAACCACAGTCACTATTAGCTATGCTTAATAAGATAGTTATGCTTGTCATATCCAACAAAACTAATAGAAAATAATCAGTTAACAAAACAGATACCCCCTCAAATCCCTCTGATAAAATTCTTTAACATAAAGGTAATTAATCAGCTCTTAAAGGTCTAATCcctatatttatgtgtatacttTTATATAATAGTTTTTAATATTGCAGATAAATCCCCATATCTTTATAGTTGTTAAACAGGTTGATTTTAGATTCACGGTTAATTATAAAATTTCATACTCTCATTTACTGATAATATATATTCACTTTATTACAGTGATAGAAAACATGAAGAAAGCATTAAAACGTATTCAATCCGAGTTATAATATATAACCTCTAAGAGGTCAAAAGTCATGAAGAAAAtcttctggttaactgaccaaaACTAAATGGGTGGGTATATGAATTCTGTAACATTATCATTTAGATTCTTAATGTGCTTGAATAGTCTTATGAAGGTAAAATGATATTTCAATAAAAGTCAAAACCTGAGCATGACAATGTTGTGGTTTGCCTGCCCTGGTAGCAAAGAAAGCCTTTCATGAGCTGACAGTTACAGTGGAGACCTAAGAAAAAGGCATCTGCACTGGTTGTTTCTATTTTCTGATCTATCATTCCTTCCACCAAGTAACCTACTCTTATTTCTGACCCCTCTATCACATAGAGCATGCAAGCTTAGGTCATGCTTGATCTTCATGTCCCCAAAGCAAACGGATTCATCTCTATCCACTTATTGTTTGAACTTTCAGCAGCGCAGCTCTTAGAATTAACcatttacttctttttatctctaattataataaatttaaataacattttaaactttaaatatgtttttcttattaGGTGGATATTtaacacttaaaaattttaagaacaaaACTGTCTCCAGAATATTAAAGAATTCCTCCAGCTAACTAGCTGAAGAGGAATCTATACACTCTAAAATTATCAAATGTTCAACCACCAACTTAATTCTTCACAGGAAACTTCTGGAGGATCATATGCATGTCTTCTATTCCTTCAAATAACAGTCCCCCTAAATCCTAATTTTTTATGGACAAAATTTCCATCATCAGTTGGAGTAATTCTAGTTACTGATGAAAATCTCTTAAGCAGCTGAGATTAATATTCAGAAAGGTGTGAATGTTTGAGATGGGCAAAAATTATCCTAATCCATAGGATTTGGCTGCATTTAAATAACTTGATCTTAGATACAAAGGTACACTATCTTATGAGACAGATATACAACATTTATGATGTTGATATCTAATTAATTCCAATGTTTcatgagtcagagaaagaaaagtttcTTTCAGATTTTACTTATTATTCAGTTCATTTTAAGCAGACTTTTAGCAACTGATCTATTTAGATATAAATaggttacagttcagttcagttgctcagtcgtgtccaactctttgccatggactgtagcataccaggcttccctgtccatcaccaactcccagagcttgctcaaactcatacccatggagtcagtgatgccatccaaccatctcatcctctgtcgtccccttctccttctgccttcaatctttcccagcatcagggtcttttccagtgagtcagttcttcgaatcaggtggccaaagtattggagtttcagcttcagcatcagtccttccaatgaatattcaggactgatttcctttaggatggactggttggatctccttgctgtccaaaggactctcaagagtcttctccaacaccacagttcaaaggcatcaattctgcagcactgagctttctttatagtccaactctcacatccatacatgaccactggaaaaccatagctttgactagacggacctttattggcaaagtaatgtctttgctttttacatAACCATCAATATTAGATATCTATGTATCCCCTTTGCAAAGGAATATTAAATATCCTATTCTTATTTTAGATCAAAGTctagagttgttttttttaatgcattctaAGAGACCAAAGTATATGTGTATTCTCTATAGTAATTTAATATATGAAGAGTAATATAACTGATTTCATTGTTGCATAAATAGTACAGAGGCAGAAAATGTCAGTGGTTATTTGCAGTGAACTAAGAAGGAATTAGCTGATAGTTGCAGTCTTAAGAactaataaaatagaatattcacTTGTTTTTCTTCAAGTAGTGTAAAAATGTTACTAAATGATAAACTGATTATTCTTTACCATGAAAATATATGTGCCTTTATATGTTTTCACATGTAAATTATATAATTCAAGTGTGAATAGAATTACACATACAAGAACATTTACTATACATATAATGtaacttattttcaaataatgtgtACAATCAATGTAATCTTGCAACCAATTTAGTCTCCATCTCTACTCTAACAATTAAAATTCTATATCTTAGCTGATAtttctgatttcttcattttataaactCAGTGGTTTAGACTCCATCATTCGTGGTTACCCGAGATTTGCAATGCAGGACTAAGCAGAGAACACATGAGTACATGTAACTTAACTTCCATTACTTTTAGCCTTATAACCTCTAAAAAGGTATTTATTCCATCATTAATACACCCAATATTAAGAATTATATTACTTATGCTAACTATCTGAAACAATATGTACAGTTCCGTGTGTACAGGCATTTTCATAGAGAAGTCTGGGGAActttcatttacatttcaaagaaatataatagtttttaaaagttacatattcaaaaggagattaGGATTGTCAGTAAAGAAATTCCACTTGAATTTAAATGAGAGATTAgcaaccttttttaaaaaataaaagtatatccTATGCAACATGTAAGACACAGTTATACTAAAAGCATATTTgccatttatgtgaaattcacatttaactgGGTGACCTGTACTTTCATTTCCTAACACTGGCAACCCCTGTCTAGAGTTACTGTACAAGCTGCCCCGTCTCATTTTTTGCCGAAAATAGCAACATTCCTCTTTTTTGtaacatttcttttatatttcaagtCAATCAATTCCTAAGTTCCAGAAAGTAACTTCAATTATTTTATAGCACTTAATCTGTCCCAATTAAGCTTATAGGCTGTGCCATACACTGTGTTTGATACTATAGATCCaaagataaaatagataaaaataaggcAATTCTGTTCCCAAGAGTTCCTAATCTAATGGTAAGATCCATCATGAGGCTGGCCCTGACTCCAAGTGGGGCTTCGCAGAAGACGCAGCATCCATGCCTCTCTATATATCCCACCATCACAGAAATCCACATGGTTAAACAATAAAACACATTATAGGGGCTAAAGAAATTATCTTCATTGGTTTTAACTTGAAAATACAAAAGTGTACCAGGTTTCCTTAGTAAGGTCCTTCAGAATTTTAGATTAGGTGAAGATTCTGTGCCAAGCTTCAGACAAACTTTAACACAGAGGATCACATACTATAAAGACTAAGACAGATGTGCTTGAGAATCTACAGTAGCACTCCTTGAACAGTACTGCACTGAAAGTGACCTTAACAGGATGTCTGTGTATTCACAAACATCCTTACTGTGTAACAAAAGAtaacctcccctcccccctcctccattttaaacattgtttctaatgcaaagtttattttttcacaAAAGAAAAGCACTTGGCTGTTAAAAGGCAGCCTCTCTCACATCCACGCATGCACACCCCCTCACAAAATACATGGTGACTGCTTCATGGGGAGGCAAGACAGTGGCAACCACCTAGAGTACGATGCCATTAAGTGTGTAATTCCCCCGTGGTTACAGTGCTGAACTTTACGAACATCAGTTTATGAACGTCTGTTCTTAAAAGATGAAATGAACCCACTGCCCACATCTTTGAAATCAGGCAACTGGATTTTTGGGGAGTAGTGACGGACTACTGCAACTTCTTGAAGTACCTTGTAAGTGTTTTCAAGGACAGGATACTGTTACAGGTTGAATTGGGTTCCCCAAAAATTCAGGGGTTGCAGTCTTAAATCCTCCAGTGTTTccaaatgtgaccttatttgaaaatagggtcACTGATGGTCTTATTGACCAAGATGAGGTAAGACTGGAGGAGCATGGGCCCCTAAACCAGTATGACTGACATTCTAACAAAAACGGGGATTTTGAACATAGAATCATGCACAGAGACAGAATATCATgtgaagaggaaggcagagatcCCGGTGATGCTACAGAAGCCAAGCAATGCTGCACGTTACAGCCAACAGCAAGAAGCCAGATGAGAGTGAACAGATCACCCTTCACAGCAATCAGAAAGAACCAGTCTTGCCAATCAATACCTTGATCTGGGACTCCCAGCCTCATCTGTGAGAggataagtttctgttgttttaagtcagcCTGTGTGTGGTCGGGGTTGTCAGGACAACCCTAGCAAACCAATCCACAtgctgtcccctcccccacccccagtttgGGGGTAAGGAGACACCAAAGCTTCTCCTACATTGAAGAATCATTTCTCCCTGTAAATTTGCTTTACTCACCTACCCTCCAAACAAATTTCTGCCCAGCAAAATGTTACTTTAGTACACAAAGACCTTTACATAATTGGTCGTCAGGTTTATGAAACATGAAAACTAATGCTGCGGTTTTAATGCAGAAACAAAAGTCACACCCAGAGAAAGAGCTGATTATCACATTTGGTATTTTTAGTTATTATTAAAGCAAACATACCAAACTCTCTAGTTCCAGGCACTGAGCTGAGATCTTACTCATTAATACCTCATCACAAATGTGAAATACCGTGCCCCTCACTTATGATTAGCTGGGGCCTGAAGATGTTCAATaacttgatgaaaaaaaaaaaaagaaatgtcacaaAGCTAATTAGCAGAGCCAGTACTCAAACCCAGCTAGTTTGGCCCCAGGGTCAACACAATTAACCACCATATTATTCCGCTTTAGAGCTGTATGTTGTGAAAAACAGGATTTAATCAAAACTGACAGTGTGCAATAACGGAAAACATGTAATGTGTATTCTTTATAAAAGAAGGGCAGTGCACACTGAttccaattaacattttatagaaACCCTGTACGCAGTCCCGCTATTCTCGGCTTGGAGCTTTCACCCCCAACAGACCAAAGAACTCGCTTCCACCAGCTTTCGGTGATTCTGCATTTCATTCCCAACATGGGCATTTAAGGGAACCAAGAGCAACGGACAGGACGGTGTGATTTACGGTCCCAAACACACCTCCTCGTGAACAACGGCGGATATAAATGACCCGCTATTCCTACTGTATCACACTACTGCACCGTACCCACAGGAAACTTCCCAAGAAAGCAGCTTCCTTTTGGCAGAATTCTTCATTCTTAAAGGCGTCCTTCCAGGTACCACTACTACCGAGAGCGCAGCTTGCGGGACCAGCGCTCCGTCAGTCCTGACGTCAGCAGCGTGTCCCCCGCCCCTAAGACGTTTGTGATTAGTGCTCCCACCTGTCGTCTCCACCCTTAACCCTGGAACACAGAGGCTGTTGAAGCTTTAGTGCCTCCAGGTACTAACAGTAAAGGGGCGTTCAGCGAGTTAGTAAGAACACCTGTCTACCTGAAACCTAGAAACTGTATTGAAGCTCTCTCTTCTGACTTCATTAGCCCTAAGAGGAACTTAAGAACTGCGTTCACATCAATCATATAACTTTCTCGTATCCTAAGAAAAAATGCTGAGTAAAGCAACACAGCCCAAAAGAGCCGATATATGTAGCTCTCTGTGATTTCATGTCTTGATTTGGCAAATAACTTGTGTATATCACAGAGGAGTCTTAGCCAATCATGTTTCTTAGGTCAGACATGCTAATACCAATCTAAAACCTTCATAAAAATTACATGGCTGTTGGTTTGTTTCAAAACCTTCAACctctaaaatacaaaaattagtCATCTTTCTGTGTCCATTTtgtattagagtcttttccaaaggagGACAATCTCAGAGGTAAGCCCTTCAGGGGAACACCACGCAGTGTGATCATCCTGAAATTTGTTTTCtggagggagggggtgagggACTGGGCCGTGGGCTGGTGGGTAGCTTTTCTTTAAGAAAGCAATGGCAatgtgctgtacatctgaaatcaACGTGATATTCTAAGTCAATTGTGTCAATTAAAAAGGATatgcaaaaacaataaaataatagtaaaaataaagcaaaggcaGCTGCTTCAAGGAAAAACCACTCCACTACAAAttcattttctagattctgtaagCTTATTGTTAAGTAGCAAGAGCAAGCTTTTCAGGAAGAACTCTTAAGGTCAAGTGTCAGCCAAATGTCTGTAGTTAAAATGAGGACTTCTACTTATTTCAAAAGATAAACCACTGTGTGTGGAGGGTGCTTTTTCGCTGTCATCCTCTCCACCAAGGATGATCGCTTTCTGTCAGCTAACATGGGCCATCACACCTGTTGCTACTCAGAACAAGATGCGATGTATTTGTTGATTTTATCCCTTGCACCAGGATCAATCATTATCCTGAAGAATTCACAAATGCACCCACATACCCAAAGCTGAGGATCTTTTTTAGCCTCCGTTTGACCCCACTCCTGGAAAAACTTTTCTCTAATAGAACCTGAAAGCAATCTTTATGGGTTGCAACAAACGTACACACCCTTTGTAACTGGGTCAGGCAATCGTAGCATGGGGCAGTGCAAACAAACCCGGGCTCCATAGCGTCAGCGACCTCCACTTAGGAGCTGGAGGAACAGGATGCCAGCCTGCATCCGTCTCCTTACAGGTGGGTGTTGGCTTACTTTAGGCAGATGGTGGGTTTATGAGtctaatgtattatatatttctcAATAGACAAATATTTGCACTGGACCagaatgaataagaaaaaaattcctcAGTTTAGTTTCCAAAGTATATCTGAAGTTTTAGGACACCTCAGCATTTAAACTACtgtaggaggtgggggagggcttccccggtggttcaagcggtaaagaaccctcctgccagtgtagaagcaggttcgatccctgggtcaggaagatcccctggagaaggaactggcaacccagtccagtatttttgcctgggagagtccatggacagaagagcctggtgggctacagtccacagagtcagacacaactaagctacAAAACAACAGCAAGAGGGCAGGGGAACGAGTCATGAGCcctggctttcttttttcttctgcttaaaaCCTGACCCAGTCAATAAAGGAATGGAAGGGAGCCATGTAGTGAGCTCTATTGGGGACTGACTAGATTTTTCCCATTTGGAGGGTTCTTCGATATGTAAGTACATACTAATTAATAGAAGGGTTCTAATCAGGTTTCCAGCTTGAATCAGAAAGTGTGGCCTATCTAGTTGTCTTTCTCTAGTAATTTATGTTGTTCCTTCCACAGTATGACAGGGTCATTTTTTATCTTAAATGTGAACTGCACtggtgaagaaatctgagtaaaTGTTCAACAGGTTTAACAGAATATTAGTTTCACATTACGCCTCTAGAGTAGGAGTATACGTACCTGTCTCTTCCCTATAGGCCTgtgttttttttcacttttgttttttctataCTTACTGAAAAGATGGAGGTTAGTATTTAATTTGGGTTCCCTGCTGAACCTGAAAGAGCTTCCTCATCTGCAGGGGCAAGGAGACAGATGGATTTCAATGGATGATGACATTATGGAAAGCACATCACCTTCTCCAAAGCAGCAACCCAAGAAAAGCCAGATTTGGCCACtggaatgaaaattaatttgATAAATGCAATAAATGTTTTAAGTCCTCTAAATGTGGTGTTTTGACTTTTGAAAATGAGTCACagtaggaaaacattttaaaaaatactccccCAGAAAGCAAAATAGTTTGACCCATAAACTGTTTCATATAGCATGACTGGAAAATTCGATTTAAGAAGGAAGATAATTTGATTCATCTGATTTTCTCCACAAGGAAAAAGCAATCAGAGTAAGGTAAAATTTCCAAAGAACTTCTTGCATTTACTCCCAGAAGAAAGGTTCAGAGAAATACAGTAATTGAGTTTTCCAATCATGAAAGAGTGTCCTGATATATGGCTTGGAGTAGGACCACAGATGAGaatctggggaaaatatcaagGAAGGGctatttttctctccctttttttttttctctctctctcttataaatttaaaataattagaggAGAACAAAAATGACTTAAAAGAAGTGTCATGACATGAATATCCATTAATGTTCTTTAAgaagtataaataaaaaataggaataattttaaattatttttgttggaTGGAACCTATACAGCCTGAGAGTTATCTGAGTTAGAATAATTATTTTGATCAAATACTCTGCTTAATTATGACTCATGATACATGAAATATCTTTaaaacatagatttttaaaacttttaaataaatgataaaattaatctTTGATTATTGAGAGCCTTCTAGTATCTCCGATTTTCATCATACCCAAACAAATAGTTCCCTCTCTCCCTATTGCTCACACTCTCAGGAGGCTTCCGCAGGCCTGAAGCCTCTCTTGAAATACTTCCCTACTTTTGTTATGTCAGCTCTCgcttgttgtcgttcagtcacttagtcgtgtctgactctgcaaccccgtagactacAGCATcgtaggcttccccatccttcactatctcctggagcttgctcaaacccacgtccattgagctctatgccatccagccatctcatcctctgtcatccccttctcctcctgccctcagtctttccccgaatcagggtcttttccaatgagtctgctttttgcatcaggtgaccagagtgttggagcttcagcatcagtccttccaatgagtattcagagttgacttcctttagaattgactggtaaCTCTCCATACTGCAGATTTTCTACCTGCCTTTCTAGTCAACCTTTTCTAATGTACTCCCTAAATCTCTGATCAACCTCCCTACTTGGCAAGCACTAGGGCTCCATCCAAGGaccttctttacttttttttttttttccttctttactttTTATGTATGATCTCCCCATAAGTGATCTCAtctaattctatttatttaaaacccACACATAAACTGATGACTCACACATTTTGTCTTCTGACCTGATTTCTCCACCGGCTA
It contains:
- the AGR3 gene encoding anterior gradient protein 3, which codes for MMSHSALVLCLLFTTVSSNLAIAIKKEKRPPQTLSRGWGDDITWVQTYEEGLFHTQKSNKPLMVIHHLEDCQYCQALKKVFAQNTEIQEMAQNNFIMLNLMHETTDKNLSPDGQYVPRIMFVDPSLTVRADITGRYSNRLYTYEPQDLPLLIENMKKALKRIQSEL